From Candidatus Methanosuratincola sp., one genomic window encodes:
- a CDS encoding 3-isopropylmalate dehydratase large subunit has protein sequence MGMTLAEKIISRKIGRAPTPGEIVVLPIDAAMAQDGTAPLMIKSFEGMGAKKVWDGSKAVFVIDHISPSSNEGTSALHKMMREFAKKHGVTLYDVGEGICHQLLPEKGHVFPGGIVVGADSHTCTHGAFAAFSTGIGSTDMAAVFASGKLWFKVPETLRINITGGMPGNVMSKDAILHAIGEVGADGATYMSVEFTGETVQRMSVDSRMAMTNMAVEMGGKTGLIASDAVTRQFLEGRIQVPFLEISADPDAHYSDTLEVEAAKLEPMLSCPHQVDNVRAVSELEGTEVNQVFIGSCTNGRYEDLEVAARVLRGKRVKARTIVMPASRETFLRAIRSGIIEELVKSGCAVGVPGCGPCVGGHHGVPSPGEVVVSTTNRNFKGRMGCSDASIYLSSPLTAAYCALKGKITVPEGVL, from the coding sequence ATGGGAATGACGCTTGCAGAGAAGATCATCTCTAGGAAGATCGGGAGAGCCCCCACACCGGGGGAGATCGTGGTCCTCCCGATTGACGCCGCGATGGCGCAGGACGGGACAGCCCCCCTCATGATAAAGAGCTTCGAGGGTATGGGCGCAAAGAAGGTATGGGACGGAAGCAAGGCCGTCTTCGTGATAGACCACATCTCGCCGAGCTCCAACGAGGGGACGTCCGCGCTCCACAAGATGATGAGGGAATTCGCTAAGAAACACGGTGTTACCCTCTATGACGTCGGGGAGGGGATATGCCACCAGCTGCTCCCCGAGAAGGGGCACGTCTTCCCCGGCGGGATAGTCGTCGGTGCCGACTCGCACACGTGTACGCACGGCGCCTTCGCTGCCTTCTCCACCGGGATAGGTTCCACAGACATGGCCGCGGTCTTCGCCTCGGGCAAGCTCTGGTTCAAGGTCCCGGAGACGCTGAGGATAAACATCACTGGGGGGATGCCAGGGAACGTCATGTCCAAGGACGCCATACTCCACGCGATCGGGGAGGTGGGTGCTGACGGCGCCACCTACATGTCGGTCGAGTTCACTGGGGAAACAGTGCAGAGGATGTCCGTAGACAGCAGGATGGCGATGACGAACATGGCGGTCGAGATGGGCGGGAAGACAGGGCTGATCGCATCGGACGCGGTTACGAGGCAGTTCCTGGAGGGGAGGATCCAGGTCCCGTTCCTCGAGATCTCGGCCGACCCTGATGCGCACTACTCCGACACGCTCGAGGTGGAGGCAGCAAAGCTTGAGCCGATGCTCTCCTGCCCGCACCAGGTGGACAATGTCAGGGCGGTCTCCGAGCTTGAGGGCACCGAGGTGAACCAGGTCTTCATAGGCTCGTGCACCAACGGCAGGTATGAGGACCTCGAAGTTGCAGCCCGCGTCCTCAGGGGGAAGAGGGTGAAGGCGAGGACGATCGTGATGCCCGCCTCGCGCGAGACCTTCCTGAGAGCGATCAGGAGCGGCATAATAGAGGAGCTCGTGAAGAGCGGGTGTGCGGTCGGCGTCCCTGGTTGCGGGCCCTGCGTAGGCGGTCACCACGGCGTCCCGTCGCCGGGCGAAGTGGTCGTCTCAACGACAAATCGCAACTTCAAGGGGAGGATGGGCTGCAGTGACGCGAGCATCTACCTGTCATCGCCGCTCACGGCCGCGTATTGCGCGCTGAAGGGCAAGATCACTGTTCCGGAAGGAGTGTTGTGA
- a CDS encoding isocitrate/isopropylmalate dehydrogenase family protein yields MGRTYKISVITGDGIGPEITEAAIYALNSLGLKFEFIKVAAGLNAWEKYGNQLPEETVEIIKASDACLKGPTQTPPGPGSFRSATVTLRQILDLYANVRPFRNHPNVPSVHKNVDLIIVRENTEGLYSGIEYPVGDSAITIRKITRKGSERIARFAFELARRERRKRVTAVHKANVLKETCGLFRSVCAEVAKGYPDIAFDEMHVDAAAMRIAMRPQDIDVIVTTNLFGDVLSDEAAGVVGGLGLAPSANIGDRYAFFEAIHGTAPKHAGKWDANPAALMLSSCMMLRYLGEVDAGNRLEKAIDAVIEEGKMVTRDLGGTAGTMDFAKAVAEKLS; encoded by the coding sequence ATGGGAAGAACCTACAAGATCTCAGTGATCACGGGCGACGGTATAGGGCCGGAGATTACGGAAGCAGCCATCTACGCGCTCAATTCGCTTGGGCTGAAATTCGAGTTCATAAAGGTGGCTGCAGGTTTAAACGCCTGGGAGAAGTATGGTAACCAGCTCCCAGAGGAGACTGTCGAAATAATCAAGGCGTCTGACGCCTGCCTCAAGGGTCCGACACAGACCCCGCCCGGACCGGGTTCTTTCAGGAGCGCCACGGTCACGCTCAGACAGATCCTCGACCTGTATGCGAACGTTCGCCCCTTCAGGAACCACCCGAACGTACCTTCGGTCCACAAGAATGTGGATCTCATCATAGTGAGGGAGAACACCGAAGGCCTCTACTCGGGGATCGAATACCCGGTCGGGGACTCTGCGATCACGATAAGGAAAATAACTAGAAAAGGATCCGAACGGATAGCCAGGTTCGCATTTGAGCTCGCGCGGAGGGAGAGGCGCAAGAGGGTGACCGCGGTCCACAAGGCTAACGTGCTTAAGGAAACCTGCGGCCTCTTCAGGTCGGTCTGCGCAGAAGTGGCAAAGGGTTATCCCGACATAGCATTCGACGAGATGCATGTGGACGCTGCTGCCATGCGCATCGCTATGCGCCCCCAGGACATAGACGTCATCGTTACCACGAACCTCTTCGGCGATGTCCTCTCTGACGAGGCCGCCGGTGTGGTCGGCGGTCTGGGGCTAGCACCGAGCGCCAACATCGGCGACCGGTATGCTTTCTTTGAGGCCATCCACGGCACTGCCCCCAAGCACGCTGGAAAATGGGACGCAAACCCCGCCGCATTAATGCTCTCCTCGTGCATGATGCTCAGATACCTCGGGGAAGTCGACGCCGGTAACCGCCTCGAGAAGGCTATCGACGCCGTAATCGAAGAGGGCAAGATGGTGACCAGGGACTTGGGCGGGACTGCAGGCACAATGGACTTTGCTAAGGCCGTCGCAGAGAAGCTTTCCTGA
- the nikR gene encoding nickel-responsive transcriptional regulator NikR, translating into MEKGVDAESKSKSESEPEPEAGRKGVERFSISVEPELVREFDGVVERLGQNRSKAIQQAMRLFLSEHYWARAEGECAGAVVVVYDHSVRLAEDELTDLQHGFRDAINSVLHIHVDDRNCLEIIAVRGRIERVKGLIEALEKGKGVKQIKHTIVSIK; encoded by the coding sequence ATGGAGAAGGGAGTTGACGCGGAATCGAAATCGAAATCGGAGTCAGAGCCAGAGCCAGAGGCGGGGAGGAAGGGAGTCGAGAGGTTCAGCATCTCGGTCGAGCCTGAGCTCGTCAGGGAGTTCGACGGGGTGGTAGAGAGGCTCGGGCAGAACAGGTCCAAGGCGATACAGCAGGCCATGCGCCTCTTCCTCTCCGAGCACTACTGGGCTAGGGCGGAGGGGGAGTGCGCGGGGGCGGTCGTAGTCGTTTACGACCACAGCGTGAGGCTGGCGGAGGACGAGCTCACAGACCTGCAGCACGGGTTCAGGGACGCGATCAACTCGGTGCTCCACATACACGTCGACGACAGGAACTGCCTCGAGATCATTGCGGTCAGGGGCAGGATAGAGAGGGTCAAGGGGCTCATCGAGGCCCTGGAGAAGGGCAAGGGCGTCAAGCAGATAAAGCACACCATAGTGTCAATCAAGTAA
- a CDS encoding isocitrate/isopropylmalate dehydrogenase family protein: MTKKYKIAVMPGDGIGPEQTAATLKVLSAVMENTGIEMEFIEAEGGDECLKRRGEALPNDSIEIIKASDACLKGPVGESAADVIVKLRILFDLYANLRPIKSYPGVQALRPDIDLLVVRENTEDLYKGYEFRVGEDTVALRVITKKGCQRIAETAFKYAMRRRRKVTAVHKANVLRVTDGLFRDTCREVASKYPEVSFEELYIDAATMHLIKRPHEFDVICITNMFGDILSDEAAQIGGGLGMAAGANVGDSFGLFEPIHGSAPKHAGKNTANPISMILCSKMMLEWLGEEAAAKKIEDAVMQVLSEGRVLTPDLGGRSGTTEVAEEISKKILGR; encoded by the coding sequence ATGACAAAGAAATACAAGATAGCGGTCATGCCAGGCGACGGGATCGGCCCAGAGCAGACCGCCGCAACGCTAAAGGTTCTTTCGGCGGTTATGGAGAACACAGGCATTGAGATGGAGTTCATAGAGGCTGAGGGGGGTGACGAGTGCCTGAAGCGGCGCGGTGAAGCCCTCCCGAATGATTCGATCGAGATCATCAAGGCCTCGGACGCCTGCCTCAAGGGCCCCGTCGGGGAGAGCGCGGCAGACGTCATTGTGAAGCTCAGGATACTCTTCGACCTTTACGCAAACCTGAGGCCGATAAAGTCATACCCGGGCGTCCAGGCACTTAGGCCGGATATCGACCTCCTTGTAGTCAGGGAGAACACTGAGGACCTGTACAAGGGCTACGAGTTCAGGGTCGGCGAGGACACGGTAGCGCTCCGCGTGATAACCAAGAAGGGCTGTCAGAGGATAGCCGAAACTGCCTTCAAGTACGCGATGCGGAGGAGGAGGAAGGTCACCGCCGTCCACAAGGCAAATGTGCTCAGGGTCACGGACGGCCTCTTCAGGGACACCTGCAGGGAGGTCGCCTCCAAGTACCCCGAGGTGTCGTTCGAGGAGCTCTACATAGATGCTGCAACGATGCACCTAATCAAGCGCCCCCATGAGTTCGATGTGATATGCATCACGAACATGTTCGGGGACATACTCTCCGACGAGGCGGCGCAGATAGGAGGGGGGCTCGGCATGGCAGCTGGCGCGAACGTCGGTGACAGCTTTGGACTCTTTGAGCCGATCCACGGATCTGCGCCCAAGCATGCAGGAAAGAACACAGCCAACCCGATATCGATGATCCTGTGCTCGAAGATGATGCTGGAATGGCTCGGGGAGGAGGCCGCTGCCAAGAAAATAGAGGACGCTGTGATGCAGGTGCTCTCCGAGGGGCGTGTTCTCACGCCAGACCTCGGGGGCAGATCTGGAACGACAGAGGTTGCCGAGGAGATCTCGAAGAAGATCCTCGGCCGCTGA
- a CDS encoding 4Fe-4S binding protein has product MSLKARETITRNRWRYLSFIAGLFLFVAPFALFTRAVYLIVGNTAEPTLHSVCFRMPIDWIFGGRFYSILGSSWFMAAFVFGVIISSVFIGAAFCGWLCPVGAVSEAISRAVPIPKRFRLRIRDTKLTVSMRYGFLVGFIIVAALVGYKLASDQLGSICCRYCASSVLQNFASALFGEFSAIEYWQSGAILSLVFWLVIGGVFMSGGRGWCLFFCPLGALSGIAHKVGAKLGFYRVEYEKGTCTGCNNCQDLCPMWAIKEDRTVERTLCVNCKECVHACSAYKFVRGRKVADS; this is encoded by the coding sequence TTGTCATTGAAAGCTAGGGAGACAATTACCAGAAATCGTTGGAGGTACCTGTCATTCATCGCAGGCCTCTTCCTTTTCGTGGCGCCTTTTGCTCTTTTCACCAGAGCGGTTTACCTAATAGTGGGCAATACTGCTGAGCCGACGCTCCACAGCGTCTGCTTCAGGATGCCCATAGACTGGATCTTCGGCGGCAGGTTCTATTCAATACTGGGCTCTTCTTGGTTCATGGCTGCCTTTGTCTTCGGGGTCATAATCTCCTCAGTATTCATAGGGGCAGCCTTCTGCGGCTGGCTGTGCCCAGTCGGGGCAGTGAGTGAGGCGATCAGCAGGGCGGTGCCAATACCAAAGAGGTTTAGGCTCAGGATAAGGGATACGAAGCTTACGGTGAGCATGAGGTATGGATTCCTGGTCGGGTTCATCATAGTCGCTGCGTTAGTCGGTTACAAGCTTGCGTCTGACCAGCTGGGAAGCATCTGCTGCAGGTATTGTGCCTCATCCGTGCTACAGAACTTTGCCTCGGCGCTCTTCGGCGAATTCTCGGCCATCGAGTACTGGCAATCGGGTGCGATCTTATCGCTCGTCTTCTGGCTGGTGATAGGCGGAGTATTCATGTCAGGGGGAAGGGGGTGGTGCCTCTTCTTCTGCCCGCTCGGAGCTCTCTCAGGGATCGCCCACAAAGTCGGTGCTAAGCTCGGTTTCTACAGGGTAGAGTATGAAAAAGGAACGTGCACTGGCTGCAATAACTGCCAGGATCTTTGCCCGATGTGGGCAATAAAGGAGGACCGCACCGTGGAGAGGACGCTCTGCGTGAACTGCAAGGAATGCGTGCATGCCTGCAGCGCGTACAAATTCGTCAGGGGGAGAAAGGTTGCGGATAGCTGA
- a CDS encoding 3-isopropylmalate dehydratase small subunit — protein sequence METIKGRVWKFGDDISTDLIIPGKYKFKTIDLDELSKHAMEGADPQFAAKVSKGDIIVAGENFGCGSSREQAPLVLKHAGVSAVVAKSFARIFYRNSFNVGLPLVECPELYSEVETGETVEINLAEGKVLSRGKTFYFKPIPGFLMTILQDGGLVEQYKKRGSFVWEEPTRSQ from the coding sequence ATGGAGACCATAAAGGGAAGGGTCTGGAAGTTCGGTGACGATATCTCGACCGACCTCATAATCCCGGGAAAATACAAGTTCAAGACAATAGACCTGGACGAACTCTCAAAGCACGCAATGGAGGGCGCCGACCCGCAGTTTGCAGCGAAGGTCTCAAAGGGGGACATAATAGTCGCCGGAGAGAACTTCGGGTGCGGCTCGAGCAGGGAACAGGCGCCCCTCGTCCTTAAGCACGCGGGCGTCAGCGCCGTTGTCGCCAAGTCATTTGCGCGCATCTTCTACAGGAACTCTTTCAACGTTGGCCTTCCGCTGGTCGAGTGCCCGGAGCTTTATAGCGAGGTGGAGACGGGCGAGACGGTTGAGATAAACCTAGCCGAGGGTAAGGTATTGTCCCGAGGAAAAACCTTTTATTTCAAACCAATCCCCGGATTCCTGATGACCATCCTTCAGGACGGAGGGCTGGTCGAACAGTACAAGAAGCGAGGAAGTTTCGTATGGGAAGAACCTACAAGATCTCAGTGA
- the asd gene encoding aspartate-semialdehyde dehydrogenase, whose amino-acid sequence MGKIKVGILGSTGSVGQRYVNMLRDHPWFEVVALSASDASAGKKYSECAKWVLDKEIPEGMAEMRIVKAIPSEIKGAGAEVVFSALPSEVARKTEMEMAESGLFVVADTSAHRMDPDVPLVIPEVNFEHLDAIEEQRKKRKGFIVTGPNCTTIGLAISLKPIQAEFGIRRVLVSTMQALSGAGFFGVPSMAILDNIIPYIKNEEEKVAAELLKILGSFRDGSFKNANIKVGASCHRVCVLDGHTEAVFLETEDAASPDDVVKCMAEFTSEPQRRRLPSAPEHPIIVRSEPDRPQPRLDRLSGTPERAKGMATVVGRVRKETALDNGIKYVLLSHNTIRGAAGNAILIAECLKAEGFI is encoded by the coding sequence ATGGGCAAGATCAAAGTTGGTATTTTGGGTTCGACGGGATCAGTCGGCCAGAGATATGTGAACATGCTAAGAGACCACCCGTGGTTCGAGGTGGTTGCGCTCTCTGCTTCGGATGCTTCTGCCGGAAAAAAGTACAGTGAATGCGCAAAGTGGGTGCTCGACAAGGAAATCCCCGAGGGGATGGCAGAGATGAGGATCGTCAAGGCGATCCCGTCCGAGATAAAGGGGGCCGGAGCAGAGGTCGTCTTCTCGGCGCTTCCTTCAGAGGTCGCAAGGAAGACCGAGATGGAGATGGCTGAGTCCGGACTCTTTGTCGTTGCGGACACGAGCGCACACAGGATGGATCCAGATGTTCCGCTTGTGATACCCGAAGTGAACTTCGAACACCTGGACGCAATTGAAGAACAAAGGAAGAAGCGGAAAGGGTTCATTGTGACAGGGCCAAACTGTACCACTATCGGCCTGGCAATCTCACTCAAACCTATCCAAGCCGAGTTCGGGATCAGGAGGGTGCTGGTCTCTACAATGCAGGCGCTCTCAGGAGCAGGGTTCTTCGGAGTCCCCTCCATGGCCATACTGGACAACATCATACCTTACATCAAGAACGAGGAGGAAAAGGTAGCAGCGGAGCTCCTGAAGATCTTGGGTAGCTTCAGGGACGGATCCTTCAAGAACGCCAATATCAAGGTCGGCGCGAGCTGCCACAGGGTCTGTGTCCTCGACGGCCACACCGAGGCGGTATTCCTCGAAACTGAGGACGCGGCGTCGCCTGACGATGTCGTGAAGTGCATGGCAGAGTTCACCTCAGAACCCCAGAGAAGGAGGCTGCCCTCCGCACCCGAGCACCCGATAATTGTGAGAAGTGAGCCGGACAGGCCGCAGCCGAGGCTCGACAGGCTATCCGGGACGCCCGAACGCGCCAAGGGCATGGCCACCGTCGTTGGGAGGGTCCGCAAGGAGACCGCCCTGGACAACGGGATCAAGTATGTGCTCCTGAGCCACAACACGATCAGGGGTGCGGCTGGAAACGCCATCCTTATAGCGGAATGCCTAAAAGCAGAAGGGTTCATCTGA
- a CDS encoding 3-isopropylmalate dehydratase small subunit, which translates to MTASSNRMMKVRGRAWLFGDDIDTDVILPGKYLVLTDPDELAKHALEGLVSGFSAKISRGDIIVAGKNFGCGSSREHAPLALKYAGVGAVVAKSFSRIFFRNAINIGLPAVISKDARDVIKEGEMLSIDLEEGLISREDGSRVVVDKYPEFLLEILKDGGLLQNLKRRFSKEVRK; encoded by the coding sequence GTGACAGCCAGCAGTAACAGGATGATGAAAGTCCGAGGGAGGGCGTGGCTCTTCGGCGACGACATCGACACGGACGTGATCCTCCCCGGGAAGTACCTTGTTCTCACAGACCCGGACGAGCTCGCCAAACACGCGCTTGAGGGGCTTGTAAGCGGTTTTTCGGCGAAGATTTCCAGAGGGGACATAATAGTTGCAGGCAAGAACTTCGGGTGCGGGTCGAGCAGGGAGCATGCACCACTTGCACTGAAGTACGCGGGTGTCGGCGCGGTCGTAGCGAAGTCTTTTTCAAGGATCTTCTTCAGGAACGCGATAAACATAGGCCTGCCAGCAGTGATCTCAAAGGATGCGAGGGATGTGATCAAGGAGGGCGAGATGCTGAGCATCGACCTCGAGGAGGGGTTGATCAGCAGGGAAGACGGCAGCAGGGTCGTGGTGGACAAGTACCCAGAATTCCTCCTGGAAATCTTAAAAGACGGGGGCTTGCTACAGAACCTCAAAAGGAGATTCAGCAAGGAGGTTAGAAAATGA
- a CDS encoding 3-isopropylmalate dehydratase large subunit → MGMTISEKILAKASGREKVEAGEYIVGKIDLAMIHDLTGPLTLNVMKEVGYDKPWDPEKVVIILDHQVPANSTVTAELHKQLRHYARKHGLRNFHEVGRQGVCHQILAETYVKPGMLVVGADSHTCSLGALGAFATGIGSTEMASVILTGEMWFRVPETIKFELKNRLSKGVSAKDVILKIIGDMGVDGALYCAAEFAGDGVESLSVDSRLTMCNMAIEMGGKTGIVNPDKKTLEYTGTREAPLRSDPDAEYASHYDLDLSTLEPQVAMPHSVDNVKPVSEVGEVEADQVFIGSCTNGRLEDLGAAASVIRGRKVKPSTRLIVIPASQRIYLEAERMGYIRDFIEAGGVVCNPNCGPCLGGHMGILADGEVCVSTSNRNFIGRMGSTGSKVYLVSPETAAATAVEGKITDPRKYMR, encoded by the coding sequence ATGGGGATGACAATTTCCGAAAAGATCCTCGCCAAAGCCTCGGGTAGGGAAAAAGTCGAGGCGGGCGAGTACATAGTCGGCAAAATAGATCTCGCAATGATACATGACCTTACGGGTCCCCTGACGCTCAACGTGATGAAAGAAGTGGGCTACGACAAGCCCTGGGACCCAGAGAAGGTGGTCATAATACTCGACCACCAAGTACCCGCAAACTCGACGGTCACAGCCGAGCTGCACAAACAGCTCAGGCATTATGCCAGAAAGCACGGGCTCAGGAACTTCCACGAGGTCGGGAGGCAGGGCGTCTGCCACCAGATCCTCGCAGAGACATACGTCAAACCAGGGATGCTCGTCGTGGGGGCAGATTCTCATACGTGCTCGCTGGGTGCGCTCGGCGCCTTCGCGACCGGGATCGGTTCGACTGAGATGGCGTCCGTCATACTTACCGGAGAGATGTGGTTCAGGGTGCCGGAGACAATAAAATTCGAGCTGAAGAACAGGCTCAGCAAGGGCGTCTCCGCAAAGGATGTCATACTGAAGATCATTGGTGATATGGGGGTAGACGGGGCACTCTACTGCGCTGCCGAGTTCGCAGGCGACGGCGTCGAATCGCTAAGCGTAGACAGCAGGCTCACAATGTGCAACATGGCTATTGAGATGGGAGGCAAGACGGGGATAGTCAACCCCGACAAAAAGACGCTGGAGTACACGGGCACAAGGGAAGCGCCCTTAAGGAGCGACCCAGATGCGGAATACGCCTCCCATTATGATCTGGATCTCAGCACCCTTGAGCCCCAGGTGGCAATGCCGCATTCGGTGGACAACGTCAAGCCGGTCTCAGAGGTTGGCGAGGTGGAGGCAGACCAGGTCTTCATAGGCTCGTGCACGAACGGGAGGCTCGAGGACCTCGGGGCGGCGGCATCAGTGATCAGGGGGAGGAAGGTGAAGCCCAGCACTAGGCTGATCGTGATTCCGGCCTCTCAGAGAATTTACCTTGAGGCGGAGAGGATGGGCTACATCAGGGATTTCATAGAGGCGGGCGGCGTGGTGTGCAACCCCAACTGCGGTCCTTGCCTTGGAGGGCATATGGGGATTCTCGCAGATGGGGAGGTCTGCGTGAGCACATCGAACCGCAACTTCATAGGCAGGATGGGCAGCACTGGCTCGAAGGTGTACCTCGTCTCGCCAGAGACGGCTGCAGCCACTGCTGTGGAGGGCAAGATTACTGATCCAAGGAAGTACATGAGGTGA
- a CDS encoding aspartate kinase, protein MRLVMKFGGALMEDAEQIANSASLVAERARKEDEVVVTVSAMGGVTDELIQMGESAKLGDMEKVHKMLSQLKKRHLETAKKLCTGPTLDETLEKLSKLVETLNQCLTGVFLLRELTPRSKDLLLSFGERLSAPLMRGALVSLGIKSIDLTGGEAGIITDSNYGNAKPLLNITEVMVKDRLMPILKAGVVPVVTGFIGQDQNGVVTTLGRGGSDYTATILASSLEVDEVWIWKDVDGIMTADPKIIKAAKTIPVLSYLEVMEMAYFGAKVLHPLTVTPVQERLIPIRIRSAYNPSNPGTLIREKSVQKPTVKAITAIRKMSIITTGGAGMIGVPSVVARVFSTLSSNGINVAMISQSSSQANISMVVKNEELEKALKALKIEFRNGDLVRDIHSIPDVAIVAIVGEGMRGTKGVAAKLFSAVANAGINVLMISQGSSELNISFVIQEIDLNRAVEAIHTAFELDKMGENAPYPQELEANQ, encoded by the coding sequence ATGAGGCTAGTAATGAAGTTCGGCGGAGCGCTGATGGAGGATGCCGAACAGATAGCCAACTCCGCATCACTCGTGGCAGAGAGGGCAAGGAAGGAAGACGAGGTTGTGGTCACAGTTTCAGCCATGGGCGGGGTTACAGACGAACTGATACAGATGGGGGAGAGCGCCAAGCTTGGGGACATGGAGAAGGTCCACAAGATGCTCTCGCAGCTCAAGAAGAGGCACCTAGAGACTGCTAAGAAGCTTTGCACAGGACCTACCCTTGACGAAACCTTGGAGAAGTTGAGCAAACTCGTAGAGACGCTGAACCAGTGCCTGACGGGCGTCTTCCTCCTCAGGGAGCTGACTCCCAGGTCCAAGGACCTGTTACTCTCCTTCGGCGAGCGGCTCTCGGCTCCGTTGATGAGGGGGGCGCTGGTTTCCTTGGGCATAAAGTCAATAGACCTCACAGGCGGCGAGGCGGGAATAATCACCGACAGCAACTATGGCAATGCAAAGCCCCTCCTTAACATAACGGAGGTAATGGTGAAGGACAGGCTCATGCCGATTCTTAAGGCGGGCGTAGTCCCCGTGGTGACTGGATTCATAGGACAAGATCAGAACGGCGTTGTAACCACACTGGGCAGGGGGGGATCGGATTACACAGCAACGATCCTCGCCTCATCCCTGGAAGTGGATGAGGTCTGGATATGGAAGGATGTCGACGGGATAATGACCGCAGACCCGAAGATCATAAAGGCCGCTAAAACCATCCCTGTGCTCTCCTACCTCGAGGTGATGGAGATGGCTTACTTCGGGGCTAAGGTGCTGCATCCGCTGACAGTCACCCCGGTTCAGGAGAGGCTGATCCCGATCAGGATAAGGAGCGCATACAACCCCTCAAACCCAGGCACACTGATAAGGGAGAAGAGCGTGCAGAAACCCACGGTCAAGGCAATAACCGCGATCAGGAAGATGAGCATCATCACCACGGGAGGGGCCGGGATGATCGGGGTACCGAGCGTGGTGGCGCGTGTCTTCTCGACACTCTCGTCGAACGGAATAAATGTCGCAATGATATCCCAGAGCTCCTCCCAGGCGAACATCTCGATGGTTGTCAAGAACGAGGAGCTCGAGAAGGCGCTGAAAGCGCTGAAGATCGAGTTCAGGAACGGAGACCTGGTGAGGGACATACACTCGATACCCGATGTTGCGATAGTCGCAATTGTCGGGGAGGGTATGCGCGGGACGAAAGGGGTTGCGGCGAAGCTGTTCAGCGCAGTAGCGAACGCCGGGATCAATGTACTGATGATCTCCCAAGGCTCGTCGGAGCTTAACATATCTTTTGTGATCCAGGAGATCGACCTGAACAGGGCAGTCGAGGCGATACACACAGCCTTCGAGCTGGACAAAATGGGCGAGAACGCCCCCTACCCGCAAGAACTCGAGGCAAATCAGTGA
- the radA gene encoding DNA repair and recombination protein RadA, translated as MSVKHELEDVDGVGPATIEKLKAAGISTVEALAVAPTRLLVEIADLTEEKASTITRNARALLNIRFTTAKEVLSRRGNIGYLTTGSRAIDALLGRGLETQAITELIGEFGSGKTQLCHQLCVSVQLPPDRGGLDGRALFIDTEGTFRPERVMSIAKGLGLDPDTVLNNIIYARAYNSDHQMLLADEAVTIVPENNVRLLVVDSVITHFRSEYPGRESLAPRQQKLNRHIHQLLRMADIHNIAVVLTNQIQSSPDVFFGNPNKPAGGNILAHGSTYRIWLRKSKENRRIARIIDSPLHPESECVFAITQNGIIDIEENK; from the coding sequence TTGTCAGTAAAGCATGAACTTGAGGATGTAGACGGTGTAGGGCCTGCGACCATAGAAAAGCTCAAGGCAGCGGGCATATCCACCGTGGAGGCTCTTGCGGTCGCGCCGACCCGGCTTCTCGTAGAGATTGCGGATCTCACCGAGGAGAAGGCATCGACCATAACTAGGAATGCGAGGGCCCTCCTGAACATACGCTTCACGACTGCCAAGGAGGTCCTTTCGAGGAGGGGGAATATCGGGTACCTCACTACGGGCTCAAGAGCGATCGACGCACTCCTTGGGCGTGGCTTGGAGACCCAGGCTATAACAGAGCTTATCGGTGAGTTCGGATCCGGAAAGACGCAGCTCTGCCACCAGCTCTGCGTTTCAGTCCAGCTGCCCCCGGATCGGGGAGGGCTAGATGGCAGGGCGCTCTTCATCGACACCGAAGGGACCTTCAGACCAGAAAGGGTTATGAGCATAGCTAAGGGGCTCGGCCTTGATCCCGATACCGTCCTCAACAACATAATATACGCTAGGGCCTACAACTCCGACCACCAGATGCTCCTTGCAGACGAGGCAGTAACGATCGTTCCGGAGAACAACGTGCGCCTCTTGGTCGTCGACTCTGTGATCACACACTTCAGGTCCGAGTACCCTGGTAGGGAGTCGCTTGCCCCGCGGCAGCAGAAGCTTAACCGGCACATACACCAGCTGCTTAGGATGGCAGACATCCATAACATAGCGGTGGTTCTGACAAACCAGATACAGTCCTCTCCGGACGTCTTCTTTGGGAATCCAAACAAGCCTGCGGGCGGTAACATCCTGGCCCACGGCTCGACTTACCGGATCTGGCTCCGGAAGTCAAAGGAGAACCGGAGGATTGCCAGGATAATCGACTCCCCGTTGCATCCTGAGAGCGAATGCGTCTTCGCAATAACCCAGAACGGCATAATTGACATCGAGGAGAACAAGTGA